From a single Chitinophaga sp. Cy-1792 genomic region:
- a CDS encoding FecR family protein gives MNQPENKNDLFNRLLNGACKPEELPLLIEWLGSGEMDPEAARMVQSCLESMPVPEAVDTQVREQLAALLPDILRETPVVPMPARRYSIRWVAAAVAISFVAGSLLLLHHGKHTVSLADVKPGSDKATLIMADGAVVTLDSSAKTIRQGSQLIRQTAGELQYNSGNNGKGQNLLQTPRGGRFKLLLPDGSKVWLNAASSLRYPVAFNEKERVVKLEGEAYFEPTADAAHPFIVQCGNERIEVLGTAFNIMAYADEPVRKVTLVTGAVKVVTPAAQEVLKPSMQAVLSGGDIQVKQVDIHSATGWKDGFIVMQNASVPEIMRQIARWYNVDVRMKNDRKEAHLSGDIPMSLSLKEVLEILEMSGIDTEYSEQTVIVK, from the coding sequence ATGAATCAACCAGAAAACAAAAATGACCTGTTTAACAGGCTGCTAAACGGCGCATGTAAACCAGAAGAGCTTCCTCTGTTAATTGAATGGCTGGGGTCGGGAGAGATGGACCCCGAAGCGGCCAGGATGGTACAGTCCTGTCTGGAAAGCATGCCTGTACCTGAAGCTGTAGATACGCAGGTGAGGGAGCAGCTGGCGGCATTACTGCCGGATATTCTCCGTGAAACGCCTGTTGTGCCAATGCCTGCGCGCAGGTACTCTATCCGCTGGGTCGCTGCTGCGGTTGCAATATCCTTTGTGGCAGGAAGTCTGTTGCTGCTGCATCATGGTAAGCATACTGTATCACTGGCAGATGTGAAACCCGGTAGCGATAAGGCTACACTGATAATGGCGGATGGCGCCGTGGTAACACTGGACAGCAGCGCTAAAACCATCCGGCAGGGATCGCAGCTAATCCGCCAGACAGCCGGTGAGCTGCAATATAATTCTGGTAATAACGGTAAAGGACAAAATTTACTGCAGACACCCAGAGGCGGCAGGTTTAAACTCCTGCTGCCCGATGGGAGCAAGGTATGGCTGAACGCTGCCTCTTCGTTACGGTACCCGGTAGCATTTAATGAAAAAGAGCGGGTGGTAAAACTGGAAGGGGAAGCATACTTTGAACCCACCGCCGATGCTGCTCATCCATTTATTGTGCAGTGCGGCAACGAAAGAATAGAAGTACTGGGAACAGCTTTTAATATTATGGCTTATGCAGATGAACCTGTGCGAAAAGTAACCCTGGTAACGGGTGCGGTAAAGGTTGTCACGCCTGCTGCGCAGGAAGTATTGAAGCCTTCCATGCAGGCAGTCCTGTCCGGAGGAGATATCCAGGTAAAGCAGGTAGATATACATAGTGCCACCGGTTGGAAAGATGGATTTATCGTTATGCAGAACGCCAGCGTACCCGAAATTATGCGCCAGATTGCAAGGTGGTATAACGTAGACGTACGTATGAAAAATGATAGAAAAGAAGCACATCTGTCGGGAGATATCCCCATGAGCTTAAGTCTTAAAGAAGTGCTGGAGATATTGGAAATGAGCGGAATAGATACAGAATACAGTGAGCAGACAGTAATAGTTAAATAA
- a CDS encoding RNA methyltransferase, translated as MTPERRERVLSALNKRQGNLTVILDDVEDPHNISAVMRTCDSVGIQEIFVIKTKLPRHKRWGFRSSSGANKWVTVHQFDNIQDCVAAVRSKYDKILTTHLAQDAVSLYDIDFTASIALVFGNEQKGVSEELIAVSDGNFIIPQMGMIKSLNISVACAVTIYEAMRQKMLAGHYNQPGLPEAEYNALLEQWGYEED; from the coding sequence ATGACACCAGAAAGAAGGGAAAGGGTATTATCGGCATTGAACAAACGTCAGGGAAATCTGACCGTGATATTGGATGATGTGGAGGATCCGCATAATATTTCTGCGGTAATGCGGACATGTGATTCTGTTGGAATACAGGAGATTTTTGTAATAAAAACGAAATTACCGCGTCATAAGCGCTGGGGTTTCAGGAGTAGCAGTGGCGCCAACAAATGGGTGACGGTCCATCAGTTTGATAATATTCAGGATTGTGTGGCTGCCGTGCGCAGCAAATATGATAAAATATTAACGACTCACCTGGCGCAGGATGCGGTGAGTTTATATGATATTGATTTTACAGCGTCTATCGCCCTGGTATTCGGGAATGAGCAGAAGGGCGTCAGTGAGGAATTAATTGCTGTTTCAGATGGTAATTTTATTATCCCGCAGATGGGCATGATAAAATCACTGAATATCTCTGTAGCCTGTGCCGTAACAATTTATGAAGCCATGCGTCAGAAAATGCTGGCAGGACACTATAATCAGCCAGGTTTACCGGAAGCCGAATATAACGCGTTACTGGAGCAATGGGGATATGAAGAAGATTAA
- a CDS encoding SusC/RagA family TonB-linked outer membrane protein, translating into MKLTTFFLLCIAMHISASSLAQRVTIQAKGAKLETVFNEIKAQTGYTFVYRDEWMAAARKVDVQFRNAPVKEVLDNCFKNQPFTYSITKTTVVIRKKDEQADLSAPAELPQQDVYFRGLVTDEKGEPIPGASVSLDGASKGTATRQDGTFDLRSQKDPAIIKISSLGYQAQTLEASSKKFLRIIMKTTDQSLSQVVVTGMVTRNKNSFSGATAVYSGQQLKTITNGNVVQALRTLDPSFLVMENNLAGSNPNVLPTIELRGQSAITNNALRDQFSGDPNQPLFMVDGFESSLRQVMDLDMNRVASITILKDAASTAMYGSRAANGVVVIETIKAAPGKILVNYVEDLSVDAPDLTSYNMMTAAEKLQYEVLAGRYQATGKWDYAKEQFSYYDSMYSRRLQDVTRGVNSYWLSDPVRTGVTQRHSLYAGGGTGALTFDAGGSYRNLQGVMKGSGRQEWSGRLNLSYRAGKVNISNVTLVNGARSQESPYGDFADWVNTNPYYEKKPMSEPYLDLTRGKDSTNTNNLLVKNPLYVVGLNNYNKSKSYNLATNLLINYDISNAFRLQGALQLAGSNSLGEVFVSPRDLSFVKTDIDKRGTYSNSLITGFSYNSYLMLTYYRLLGKHMINLNARTDISENRNRLSGYNLTGFPASSDGNPRFAFNYAEGSQPALSSNVARRNKLLATGSYSYDNRYSVDATVSYDGSTAFGSANQYSPFYALGARWNLAKEKFLNTTYINQLSLRGNFGVTGNQNFSSFSSLTTYQYGKTNYLDAFGLSMLTLGNADLKWQNSYTRGAGLDLAILNNRLKATVDIYTKVTNPLVIAVSLPSSTGLSNYPFNAGKLTVKGQEFRVSYEVISNRKDGIVWLLSATGSHYTSTYSELDKYLYTINDKLRQSNSLVRYKDGYAPDDIWAVRSLGIDPATGREIMLTKDGKQTFDYNYADVVKVGNSRPDIQGVLGSVLNIRNLQLQMSFRYIAGQDIMNTALFNKVENITYSIMSQNNLDKRALYERWKKPGDETQFKGISLLDKSYITSRFVQEENTFSLESASIGYTLRDMQWLKKLSLSNIGLTARTNELFRISTVKRERGIDYPFARTFSFTLSANFL; encoded by the coding sequence ATGAAGCTGACAACTTTCTTTTTATTATGCATAGCCATGCATATTAGTGCTTCCAGCCTGGCCCAGCGTGTTACTATCCAGGCTAAAGGAGCAAAACTCGAAACCGTGTTCAATGAAATCAAAGCCCAGACAGGCTATACTTTCGTTTATAGGGATGAGTGGATGGCCGCCGCCAGAAAGGTAGATGTACAATTCCGCAATGCCCCTGTAAAAGAGGTGCTGGACAACTGTTTTAAAAACCAGCCATTTACCTACAGCATTACTAAAACAACCGTGGTTATCCGAAAAAAGGATGAACAGGCAGATTTGTCCGCACCTGCAGAACTGCCGCAGCAGGATGTTTACTTCAGGGGGCTTGTCACCGATGAAAAAGGAGAACCCATCCCGGGAGCAAGTGTGTCGCTGGATGGGGCTTCGAAAGGCACTGCCACCCGGCAGGATGGTACATTCGACCTGCGTTCTCAGAAAGATCCGGCTATTATAAAAATCAGTTCCCTGGGATACCAGGCGCAAACGCTGGAAGCCAGCAGCAAGAAGTTTCTGCGTATCATCATGAAAACAACAGACCAGAGCCTTAGCCAGGTAGTGGTAACGGGAATGGTTACACGCAACAAAAATTCTTTTTCCGGCGCTACTGCTGTTTATTCCGGTCAGCAGCTGAAAACTATTACCAATGGCAACGTAGTGCAGGCGCTCCGCACACTGGACCCTTCCTTCCTGGTGATGGAGAATAACCTGGCAGGAAGCAACCCCAATGTATTACCTACCATCGAGTTACGCGGCCAATCTGCCATCACCAATAATGCCTTGCGTGATCAGTTTTCCGGTGATCCCAATCAGCCACTGTTTATGGTGGATGGCTTCGAATCCAGCCTCCGGCAGGTGATGGACCTGGACATGAACCGTGTAGCCAGCATCACTATCCTGAAAGATGCAGCTTCTACTGCCATGTATGGTTCCCGCGCGGCTAACGGCGTAGTGGTGATTGAAACAATAAAAGCTGCACCAGGGAAAATCTTAGTAAACTATGTGGAAGATCTTTCCGTAGATGCTCCCGACCTGACCAGTTACAATATGATGACCGCTGCGGAAAAGCTGCAATATGAGGTGCTGGCAGGCAGATACCAGGCTACTGGCAAATGGGATTACGCAAAAGAACAATTCTCCTATTATGATTCCATGTATTCCCGCAGACTGCAGGATGTTACCAGGGGCGTGAATTCCTATTGGCTCAGCGATCCTGTTCGCACGGGCGTAACACAGCGCCATAGCCTGTATGCAGGTGGTGGCACCGGTGCCCTCACATTCGACGCCGGCGGTAGCTACAGAAACCTGCAAGGGGTAATGAAAGGCTCCGGCAGACAGGAATGGAGTGGCCGGCTAAACCTCAGCTATCGTGCCGGTAAAGTAAATATCAGCAATGTGACCCTGGTGAATGGCGCCAGATCACAGGAATCGCCCTATGGCGACTTTGCCGACTGGGTAAATACAAACCCCTATTATGAGAAAAAGCCAATGTCTGAGCCATACCTTGACCTTACCAGGGGAAAAGACTCTACCAACACCAATAATCTGTTAGTAAAAAATCCATTGTATGTAGTCGGACTCAATAACTATAACAAAAGCAAGAGTTATAATCTTGCTACCAACCTGCTGATCAACTACGATATTTCAAACGCTTTCCGCCTTCAGGGAGCTTTGCAATTAGCTGGTTCTAACTCATTGGGTGAGGTTTTTGTATCACCCAGAGATCTCTCTTTTGTTAAAACAGATATTGATAAACGAGGAACATACTCCAACAGCCTTATTACCGGTTTTAGCTATAACTCCTACCTGATGCTTACCTATTACCGGCTGCTGGGAAAACATATGATTAACCTGAATGCACGTACGGATATTTCTGAAAACAGAAACAGGCTCAGTGGGTACAACCTTACCGGCTTCCCCGCCTCCAGTGATGGTAACCCGCGATTTGCGTTTAACTATGCAGAAGGCAGTCAGCCTGCACTCAGCAGCAATGTAGCCCGCCGTAATAAGCTGCTGGCAACGGGTTCCTATTCGTACGACAACAGGTACAGTGTAGATGCGACAGTATCTTACGATGGCTCCACTGCTTTCGGGTCTGCCAATCAGTATTCCCCGTTCTATGCGCTGGGAGCACGCTGGAACCTTGCTAAAGAAAAATTCCTGAACACTACCTACATCAACCAATTGAGCCTGAGAGGAAATTTCGGTGTTACCGGTAACCAGAATTTCAGCTCCTTTAGTTCCCTCACTACCTACCAGTATGGTAAAACCAACTACCTGGATGCCTTTGGATTGTCGATGCTTACGTTGGGTAATGCCGATCTGAAATGGCAGAACAGCTATACAAGGGGCGCCGGTCTGGATCTGGCTATTCTTAATAACCGGTTGAAAGCAACGGTGGACATCTACACAAAAGTGACAAATCCACTGGTGATAGCTGTTTCGCTGCCTTCTTCCACAGGTTTGTCCAACTATCCGTTTAATGCGGGTAAACTCACGGTAAAAGGGCAGGAGTTCAGGGTATCCTATGAGGTAATCAGCAATCGCAAAGATGGAATTGTATGGTTGTTATCGGCCACCGGTAGTCACTATACATCTACCTATAGCGAGTTGGATAAATATCTCTATACCATCAACGATAAACTACGCCAGTCAAACAGTCTTGTACGCTATAAAGACGGGTATGCACCGGATGATATCTGGGCGGTACGCTCGCTGGGTATAGATCCTGCTACCGGTCGTGAAATTATGCTCACCAAAGACGGTAAGCAGACATTCGATTATAATTATGCCGATGTAGTGAAAGTAGGCAATAGCAGGCCCGATATTCAGGGCGTTCTCGGATCGGTGTTGAATATCAGGAACCTGCAGCTGCAGATGAGCTTCCGCTACATTGCAGGCCAGGATATCATGAATACCGCCCTCTTTAATAAGGTAGAGAATATTACGTATTCTATCATGTCTCAGAATAACCTCGACAAACGTGCCCTATACGAAAGATGGAAGAAACCGGGTGATGAAACCCAGTTCAAAGGTATTTCATTGTTGGATAAGAGCTATATCACTTCCAGATTTGTACAGGAAGAAAACACTTTTTCACTGGAATCAGCGAGCATCGGATATACTTTAAGAGATATGCAGTGGCTGAAAAAACTGAGTCTTTCCAATATAGGACTTACAGCACGTACCAATGAGTTATTCCGTATTTCCACCGTAAAGCGTGAAAGAGGTATAGATTACCCATTTGCCCGGACCTTCTCCTTTACGCTTTCTGCTAACTTCCTTTAA
- a CDS encoding PKD-like family lipoprotein, which yields MKINCIIISAILLAACLVTGCYKDKGNYDYHPINAAAISNIPDTIYVQNGDSVHIKPGISFLQSPDDSNYTFKWAIVGGDNQGSPTKIMSTEKNLHGTIPFSLGNYPAFFQIKEKSTGITWQKAFRIYVQGAIKSKGWLIFSEVSNNARLDFWEEDVNKPGVYPVVYQNFTSRLADPTTLTPFTLPGKPRSLGIYGTRFTASESASKNWILLSTDDHTEMINISDGFIWKATKYNFKVNTSTGRYPDKPEWIIPQYGGQAYAYQDKNFFANSSLGVQPFGVPVNIVNGLRFDAAPFFATQYSNVITGMGLLWDLTNKRFLRYNGEGASTCAVIAAPDNGTGFDPNNMAMQPLWIGYTPAANGQGISMLKDAGGKFYLARFTWNSSNKITPLSLEEVDLTGLKDAQLFAVDENYGYLFYAVDNKVYRYNMDTHELILFKAYAAGMKISMLKSRRCYSLPPWALVLKNTTITNYKTLLEPALLGIFVGVYNPSSPDNSGVMDVLRVTNSTAQATSYYTLLGGGKIVDAEYIYY from the coding sequence ATGAAGATTAATTGCATTATAATATCTGCCATACTTTTGGCTGCCTGTTTGGTAACGGGTTGTTATAAAGATAAGGGCAACTATGATTATCACCCGATCAATGCGGCAGCGATCAGTAATATTCCGGATACGATCTATGTGCAAAACGGGGACTCTGTTCACATCAAGCCTGGTATATCGTTTTTACAGTCGCCGGATGATTCCAACTATACCTTTAAATGGGCGATAGTTGGGGGAGATAACCAGGGCAGTCCCACGAAAATTATGTCTACGGAAAAAAATCTGCATGGTACCATACCATTCAGTTTGGGTAATTATCCTGCGTTCTTCCAGATAAAGGAAAAATCTACCGGGATTACCTGGCAGAAGGCTTTTCGTATATACGTGCAGGGTGCCATAAAAAGCAAAGGCTGGCTGATATTCTCTGAAGTAAGTAACAATGCACGCTTAGACTTTTGGGAGGAAGATGTGAATAAGCCAGGAGTATACCCGGTTGTTTATCAGAACTTTACCAGCCGGCTTGCGGATCCAACGACATTAACACCATTTACATTACCTGGAAAGCCACGTAGTCTGGGTATTTACGGCACACGTTTCACCGCGTCAGAATCTGCCTCCAAGAACTGGATACTGTTAAGTACAGATGATCATACCGAAATGATCAATATTTCCGACGGTTTCATATGGAAAGCAACCAAGTATAATTTTAAAGTGAATACCTCCACAGGCAGGTATCCGGATAAGCCGGAATGGATTATCCCCCAGTATGGCGGACAGGCATATGCTTACCAGGATAAGAATTTCTTTGCCAACAGTTCTTTAGGTGTTCAGCCTTTTGGTGTGCCTGTGAATATTGTGAATGGATTACGTTTTGACGCGGCTCCATTTTTTGCAACGCAATACAGCAATGTTATTACAGGCATGGGCTTATTGTGGGACCTCACCAATAAGCGTTTCCTCCGGTATAATGGAGAGGGAGCTTCTACCTGTGCAGTAATTGCGGCCCCTGACAATGGTACCGGCTTCGATCCGAACAATATGGCCATGCAGCCACTCTGGATTGGCTATACGCCAGCCGCCAACGGACAAGGGATTTCCATGCTGAAAGATGCGGGAGGGAAGTTTTATCTGGCCAGATTCACCTGGAATAGCTCCAATAAAATTACACCATTATCGCTGGAAGAAGTTGACCTGACAGGTTTAAAAGATGCACAGCTGTTTGCAGTGGATGAGAATTACGGCTATCTTTTCTATGCCGTGGATAATAAGGTGTACCGTTACAATATGGATACACATGAGTTGATACTGTTTAAAGCGTATGCAGCCGGTATGAAAATTTCCATGTTGAAATCCCGGAGATGTTACTCCTTGCCGCCATGGGCTTTGGTATTGAAAAATACGACTATTACCAATTACAAAACATTGCTGGAACCTGCGCTGCTGGGTATTTTTGTGGGCGTATACAATCCTTCCAGCCCGGATAATTCCGGCGTAATGGATGTATTGCGTGTAACGAATAGCACTGCTCAGGCAACCTCTTACTATACGTTACTAGGTGGTGGGAAGATTGTAGATGCTGAGTATATTTATTATTGA
- a CDS encoding alpha/beta hydrolase has product MHIRLFFAVAVLLIAGCTGSFSKKSSNRHINDTSFSVYSGFVKDSFTVTMAFPDDYNADSIHRYPVVYVLDANLHFKIYATIMKQYSEVGLIPPVILVGVGYKDFQTMDSLRNRDYTYPVAIPAYEMAVSGGADQFLRFLGNELIPAVNSQLRYSNSRRVLVGHSLGGYFAMFALQQQLAGGKQLFDDFIAASPSLHYNHYYLPVQLKSKILDTSFAGSLYVTYGGLEDAGNADDTTLLPVADVLAALKKNLQSVPHLACKTAVYSGLDHMDTQLPTFIKGLQEIGSK; this is encoded by the coding sequence ATGCATATACGATTATTCTTTGCTGTAGCTGTATTGCTAATAGCCGGCTGTACCGGATCTTTTAGCAAAAAGAGTAGCAACAGGCACATAAATGATACTTCTTTCAGTGTGTATTCCGGATTTGTAAAAGATAGTTTTACGGTTACTATGGCTTTTCCGGATGATTATAATGCGGATAGTATACATCGCTATCCGGTGGTGTATGTATTGGATGCAAATCTTCATTTTAAGATATATGCCACCATAATGAAGCAGTACAGTGAGGTGGGGTTGATTCCGCCGGTGATACTGGTAGGAGTGGGGTATAAGGATTTCCAGACCATGGATTCACTGCGTAACCGGGATTATACTTATCCTGTAGCGATACCGGCATATGAGATGGCGGTAAGTGGTGGCGCAGATCAGTTTTTACGGTTTCTGGGTAATGAACTGATACCTGCTGTTAACAGCCAGCTTCGCTATAGTAACTCCAGGCGTGTACTGGTTGGACATTCGCTGGGAGGATATTTTGCAATGTTTGCATTGCAGCAGCAATTGGCTGGTGGAAAGCAGTTGTTTGATGATTTTATTGCGGCCAGTCCCTCACTTCATTACAACCATTATTATCTGCCGGTGCAACTTAAATCTAAAATACTGGATACCAGTTTTGCTGGTAGCTTGTATGTTACCTATGGCGGACTGGAAGATGCAGGGAACGCGGATGATACAACGCTGTTACCGGTAGCGGATGTATTAGCAGCCTTGAAAAAGAATCTGCAGTCAGTGCCTCATCTTGCCTGTAAAACGGCGGTCTATTCAGGCCTGGATCATATGGATACACAATTGCCGACGTTTATAAAGGGCTTACAGGAAATAGGAAGTAAATAA
- a CDS encoding RagB/SusD family nutrient uptake outer membrane protein gives MIKYLYKRNIWMLIACLSLVSCKKWLDIKPEDRITETAAFASESGMSDALTGIYTQMTAKTLYGQNLTLSVLDCFAQNYWATNTTSKWYQYTALNVTDVGVASTLQGIWENAYVAIANLNNFLANARKAPASFNADHVSLMKGEAFGLRAYLYLDLLRMWGPVYGTADSLKSAIPVYTKVGVDISEYVPANQVMNQIMQDLDSAVYYLATDPVTITGYTSYNNFRFNLVAAKALRARALLYRGDKAAAYTQAKEVIGFSNKFPWVLRSAITATPDKPDRLFSTEVLFGLYTKSIYSTATGLFSENLGNTGILAAGPDNFLNQVYESNLEDYRFSYQWVQSNGAVTYKVLVKYADLVDKTAKWYYMVPLMRMSEMYYIAAETATDPVEGLGYLNTVIAARGITKTITNPALLAAEITKEYRKEFYGEGQLWYYYKRKMMTDLPSPNGSGMITKIAIGKYVFPYPDSEVANR, from the coding sequence ATGATAAAGTATTTATATAAAAGAAATATCTGGATGCTTATAGCTTGCCTTTCGCTGGTATCCTGTAAGAAATGGCTGGATATAAAACCGGAAGACAGGATTACGGAAACTGCTGCATTTGCCTCTGAAAGCGGGATGAGTGACGCCCTGACAGGCATATACACACAAATGACAGCTAAAACATTATATGGTCAGAACCTTACATTATCTGTGCTGGATTGTTTCGCACAGAACTACTGGGCTACAAATACCACTTCAAAATGGTACCAGTATACGGCCTTGAATGTAACAGATGTAGGCGTAGCATCTACATTACAGGGTATTTGGGAAAATGCCTATGTCGCTATTGCTAATCTGAATAATTTCCTGGCGAACGCGCGGAAAGCACCTGCTTCTTTTAATGCAGATCATGTTAGCCTGATGAAAGGAGAGGCCTTTGGATTGAGGGCTTATCTCTACCTCGATCTGTTGCGGATGTGGGGACCTGTTTATGGTACAGCAGATTCCCTGAAATCCGCTATCCCGGTATATACCAAAGTAGGGGTAGATATATCTGAGTATGTTCCTGCCAATCAGGTAATGAATCAAATCATGCAAGACCTGGACAGTGCTGTATATTACCTGGCAACAGATCCGGTAACAATTACCGGGTATACCAGCTATAACAATTTTCGTTTTAACCTGGTAGCTGCAAAAGCGCTGAGAGCGCGGGCGCTGCTGTACCGCGGTGATAAGGCGGCGGCCTATACACAGGCGAAGGAAGTGATTGGTTTTTCCAATAAGTTCCCATGGGTATTAAGAAGTGCTATCACAGCCACACCAGATAAACCAGACCGTTTATTTAGTACAGAAGTATTGTTTGGTTTGTATACCAAATCAATTTATAGTACTGCTACCGGTTTGTTCTCTGAAAATCTGGGAAATACAGGAATCCTGGCTGCCGGCCCGGATAATTTTCTGAACCAGGTATATGAATCTAACCTGGAAGATTACCGCTTTAGCTACCAGTGGGTGCAAAGCAATGGTGCCGTGACCTACAAAGTTTTGGTGAAGTATGCCGATTTGGTGGATAAGACAGCGAAGTGGTACTATATGGTGCCATTGATGCGTATGAGTGAGATGTATTATATCGCAGCAGAAACCGCGACAGATCCTGTGGAAGGACTGGGTTATCTCAACACGGTCATCGCCGCCAGGGGTATAACGAAAACCATCACCAATCCTGCATTGCTGGCAGCTGAAATTACAAAGGAATACAGGAAGGAATTCTACGGAGAAGGTCAGTTGTGGTATTACTATAAACGTAAAATGATGACAGACCTGCCTTCACCGAATGGGTCAGGTATGATCACTAAAATAGCCATCGGGAAATATGTATTCCCTTACCCGGATTCAGAGGTTGCTAATCGATAA
- a CDS encoding RNA polymerase sigma factor: MMVHPLANEAELLHALRAGDESAFTQLYLYYSPGLYTAILSMAKDPEAAQEIVQEIFSLIWKNRKESADISNFAGYLVKAGQNRIFNFFKKLQLDKEKLQQFRLYATAHYSHIEEALHYQESSAMLEAALDKLTPQQARVYRLCRIDGFTNREAAEQLGISVYTVKEYLKEANKKVRSYFDNNPEQVLILLILIHLGRL, translated from the coding sequence ATGATGGTTCATCCTCTGGCAAACGAAGCGGAATTGCTGCACGCATTGCGGGCGGGAGATGAATCGGCGTTTACACAACTATACCTGTATTATAGTCCTGGCCTGTATACTGCTATTCTTAGCATGGCAAAAGATCCGGAAGCAGCACAGGAGATCGTCCAGGAAATCTTCTCCCTGATCTGGAAAAATAGAAAAGAGAGTGCTGATATTTCCAATTTCGCTGGTTACCTGGTAAAGGCAGGTCAGAACAGGATATTTAATTTCTTCAAGAAACTACAACTCGATAAAGAGAAGCTACAACAGTTTCGCCTATACGCTACTGCGCATTATTCACATATAGAAGAGGCCTTACATTACCAGGAAAGCAGTGCCATGCTGGAAGCAGCTTTAGATAAGTTAACACCGCAGCAGGCCAGAGTATACCGCCTGTGCCGGATCGATGGTTTTACCAACAGGGAAGCAGCGGAACAATTGGGGATATCCGTGTATACCGTAAAAGAATACCTGAAAGAAGCCAACAAAAAGGTACGTAGCTATTTCGATAATAATCCGGAACAGGTATTGATACTATTGATTTTGATACACTTAGGCAGATTGTAA
- a CDS encoding DUF4843 domain-containing protein has protein sequence MKKFSLLIVGVLLMLASCKQKNLELFNQENAGSNVYLKKPFDMAVGTMILDTTGFEFYGLGFVPAKQTDTVIRLVVAVTGNAMATDRHYKIAIDPASTMKGGKDYEFLNEPLIRANRYTDTLSIKVHRTPAMKDSNLVLTFSLAATQELQVEMPYKRTSATAYRDSISLLRYSMVVNDIPSKPYLWTNPTYASNALNYFGAYSAVKVQLMVQAMNLNIADFTIMPAGGFSFSNFGNWSKYFSYWLAVEKSNGNVYYDEFGALIEMGKYGK, from the coding sequence ATGAAGAAATTTAGTCTGCTGATTGTTGGCGTATTACTCATGCTGGCATCTTGCAAACAGAAAAACCTGGAATTGTTTAACCAGGAAAATGCAGGTAGTAATGTATACCTGAAAAAGCCTTTTGATATGGCTGTTGGTACTATGATACTGGATACTACGGGATTTGAGTTCTATGGACTGGGTTTTGTGCCGGCAAAGCAAACGGATACAGTTATTCGTTTAGTCGTAGCTGTTACCGGCAATGCGATGGCAACTGATCGTCATTACAAAATTGCGATAGATCCTGCCAGTACGATGAAGGGAGGGAAAGATTACGAATTTTTGAATGAACCGTTGATTCGTGCTAATCGCTATACCGATACGCTGAGCATCAAAGTGCATCGTACGCCTGCGATGAAAGATAGTAACCTGGTACTGACATTTTCGCTGGCAGCAACGCAGGAGCTGCAGGTAGAAATGCCTTATAAAAGAACATCAGCGACCGCTTACAGGGATTCTATCAGCTTGCTGAGATATTCGATGGTGGTAAACGATATCCCATCAAAGCCTTATCTCTGGACAAATCCGACTTACGCCAGCAATGCGCTTAATTATTTCGGGGCCTATAGTGCCGTGAAAGTGCAGCTCATGGTACAAGCTATGAATCTGAATATTGCTGATTTTACCATCATGCCTGCAGGTGGATTTTCTTTTTCGAATTTCGGTAACTGGAGCAAGTATTTCAGCTATTGGCTGGCAGTGGAAAAATCCAATGGTAACGTGTATTACGACGAATTCGGTGCACTTATAGAAATGGGTAAGTACGGTAAATAA